The Apibacter raozihei DNA segment AATTAGCATTACCACCTAAAGCAGATTGTCTTGCAGATACAGTCATATTCATAAATGTATAAATTTCCTCTCCCATCTGAGCATAAGAATATGAGTAGAAGCTAATAAATATGAATAAGGTTAATCTTTTCATTTATCTGATATAACTACAGAAATAATGCAGTATATAAGTTATAAACTAATTTTTTTTTAAGTTATTATTCATTAAAATATCAATATCCTAAAAGATTTAGAATTTCCTTATAAGTTTGCTCTTCTCGGAATACTTCATAGGTAAACTCTCCATCTTTATTTCTGTTTATAAGAATATGTTTCGGTTGAGGTACCAAGCAATGGTGAACACCACCAAAACCGCTGATAGCATCTTGATAAGCCCCTGTATTAAAGAAACCAATATATAATGGTTTATCTTCACTATAAATAGGAAGATATATGGCGTTAACATGTTGTTCAGAATTGTAATAATCATCACTATCACAAGTGAGCCCTCCAAGAAAAACTCTCTCATACGAATCTTCCCATCGGTTGACAGGGAGCATCAAAAATCTTCTCGAAATAGCCCAGGAGTCTGGAAGAGTGGTCATGAAAGAACTATTGATCATGTTCCATTTTTCTCTGTCATTCTGCCTTTTCTGGTTCAGTATTTTATAAACGATTCCACCGCTTTCACCGACTGTATAGGAACCGAATTCAGTATAAATAGTAGGTTCTTCAACACCTTCTTCCTCACAAAATTTCTTAATTTGATAAACAATTTCATTAATCATATAATAATAATCGTATTCAAAATTTAATGACGTTTTAATAGGAAAACCACCACCTATATTTAAAGAATCTACTTCCGGAGCAATTTTTTTCAAACGTGCATACACTCGTAGACATTTATACAATTCATTCCAGTAATACGAAGTATCTTTAATTCCCGTATTAATGAAAAAATGCAGCATTTTTAATCGCGCATGCGGATGATTTTGAATTTTTTGCGCATAAAAAGGAACAATATCTTTATAACCAATTCCTAAACGTGAAGTATAAAACTCAAATTTAGGTTCTTCTTCAGAAGCAATTCTGATTCCTACATTAAAATTAGTATCAATACTGTCTGAAAGAAGATCAAGTTCACGGAAATTATCTAATACAGGAATAATATGGGAAAATCCATTATTAATCATTTCAGAAATAATCTGCAAATATTCATCGGTTTTAAAACCATTACATATAACTTCTATATCTTGTGTAACCTTTCCTTTTTCATACATACGACGTATGATTTCCATGTCATTAGAAAAAGAAGTTTCTATGCTTATTTTATTTTTTAAAGCTTCATCCAGTATAAATGAAAAATGGCTGGATTTGGTGCAATAACAATATCGATAATCGTTTTTATAATCGTTCTCTTTGAAAGCCTTTTTAAACCAACGTTTAGTTTGTTGTATATTTTGTGATATCTTGGGGAGATATGTAAACTTAAAAGGAGTTCCGAATTTTTCAATTAGTTCCATTAAAGGGATTTCATGAAAGAATAAATTTCCATCTTCGACTTTGAACTCTGGCTGAGGAAAATCAAAAGTCTGCTGGATTAAATCATGGTATTTTATTTTCATTTTATAATTGCAAAAAAGTTCAAAGCACAAATATCTTTAAAAATATTAGTAAAATGGATAGTTTTTTGTTAAAATAAATCATAGCCTAAAAAAAAGTTTTTATCGCTTAAGTAATTGCGGGTTTCAGGCTTTTTACAAAATCCTTTCATACCTTTAATAAAGGCTGAAATCTTAAAAAACTAACCAGTTAATCTTGTTTTTACTATTAGAAACTATTCAGAAGATTATGATATAGAAAATAATAATAATTATAGAAGTAAATCCTGTATTAATTCCGGGTGAAATGTTCCTTCACAAATTTGTCTGACTTCACCCGTCATACGAACCTCCCAATTATTTTTAACCTCAAGTTTGAGTTCTCCTCCAAGCATTTTTATAGTCACATTGGTATCAATAAGATTCTTTTTTCTTAAAACACTCGCAACAGCACATGAAGAGCTACCGGATGCAAGAGTAAATCCGGCCCCTCTTTCCCATATTAAAATTTGAACCTCATTTCTGGATATTATTTTAGCAAACTGTACATTTATTCGATTGGGAAACATAAAATAATTTTCTATTTTCGGACCCCATTCTTTAATCTCTTCAACAACCAAATCGTCTTTAATAATTACGCAATGAGGGTTTCCCATAGAAACACAATTGATGGTGAAATTATGATTATCTATTGAAATAATTTTATCTTGAACTTCCTCATCTTTAAACTGAGTAGGAATTAAATGAGAAGTAAAAATAGCTTTTCCCATATCGACAGTTATTATTTTCGCTCTTTCGTTTTCAGTTTCAATAATATCAGCCGTTACAATTCCTCCTTTAGTTTCAACAGTAAATTGTTTTTTAGTAACAATATGATAATCGTAAACATATTTACAAAAAATTCGTAAACCATTTCCGCTTTTTTCAGCCTCTGAACCATCAGGGTTGTATATTTTTAAACCAATATCGGCTCGTGAAGATGATGTTTTTAATAAAATACCATCCGAACCAATACCGAAATTAACATTACATATTCGGGATATAGACTTTGGATTTAGTTCAAAGGATATAGCATTTTCATCCAGAACAATATATTCATTTCCTAGTCCGTGGGTTTTTACAAAGCTATTTAGATTCATCATGGGCAATTTTAGATACAATTCATTCATTGAAAATAAAAAAAGCAAATCAATAAGCCGGATTCTGTCAGTTTTCATTGCTGAAAAAAGCCCTGTTATTTATCTAGAATAAGAATTACTCCTTATTTCAAACTGCTTACCCCCCGGCATTGGACGGATAGCCCTTAATTCGCCGGTATACATAGCATTGCACCTCATAGAGTTTACCTGATTTCACTACAGCCGAACTGTACATTCTTTCTGTTGCACTGGTCCTCATCTTACGATGGACGGGCGTTACCCGCTATGATATCCTATGGTGTCCGGACTTTCCTCTTCTACCATTAAATAGAAGCAACAAGGTTGATTTGCTTTGTGCAAAAATACAACTATTTATAAATAATACTAAAAATGCAGCTTTATTTAATATATTTGCCCATATCATTAACTCTATGTATTCATTAGAAGAACTTCAGGAAGGCAAAATATTTTCAATTAATAAACCATTAGATTGGACTTCTTTCGATATTGTAAATAAAATAAAATGGAGAATCCGCAAACATTTTAATATAAAAAAAATTAAAGTAGGGCA contains these protein-coding regions:
- a CDS encoding type III PLP-dependent enzyme domain-containing protein, whose product is MKIKYHDLIQQTFDFPQPEFKVEDGNLFFHEIPLMELIEKFGTPFKFTYLPKISQNIQQTKRWFKKAFKENDYKNDYRYCYCTKSSHFSFILDEALKNKISIETSFSNDMEIIRRMYEKGKVTQDIEVICNGFKTDEYLQIISEMINNGFSHIIPVLDNFRELDLLSDSIDTNFNVGIRIASEEEPKFEFYTSRLGIGYKDIVPFYAQKIQNHPHARLKMLHFFINTGIKDTSYYWNELYKCLRVYARLKKIAPEVDSLNIGGGFPIKTSLNFEYDYYYMINEIVYQIKKFCEEEGVEEPTIYTEFGSYTVGESGGIVYKILNQKRQNDREKWNMINSSFMTTLPDSWAISRRFLMLPVNRWEDSYERVFLGGLTCDSDDYYNSEQHVNAIYLPIYSEDKPLYIGFFNTGAYQDAISGFGGVHHCLVPQPKHILINRNKDGEFTYEVFREEQTYKEILNLLGY
- the dapF gene encoding diaminopimelate epimerase; this translates as MMNLNSFVKTHGLGNEYIVLDENAISFELNPKSISRICNVNFGIGSDGILLKTSSSRADIGLKIYNPDGSEAEKSGNGLRIFCKYVYDYHIVTKKQFTVETKGGIVTADIIETENERAKIITVDMGKAIFTSHLIPTQFKDEEVQDKIISIDNHNFTINCVSMGNPHCVIIKDDLVVEEIKEWGPKIENYFMFPNRINVQFAKIISRNEVQILIWERGAGFTLASGSSSCAVASVLRKKNLIDTNVTIKMLGGELKLEVKNNWEVRMTGEVRQICEGTFHPELIQDLLL